DNA from Sphingomonas psychrotolerans:
ACCGTCGCGTTCGACAGCAACGTCAGCCCCAGGCTGCCCTGGACCTTCGTTCCGGAGCGTCGCGCCGACACGATCGACGTTGGCGGACGCGACATGGCGTTCTTCAAGGCGAAGAATCTGTCGAACAAGGCCGTAACCGGCTCGGCGACGTTCAACGTCACCCCCGCCGCAGCGGGCAAATATTTCACCAAGATCCAGTGCTTCTGCTTCACCCAGCAGACGCTTCAGCCGGGGGAGGAAGTCCGCATGCCGGTGATCTTCTATGTCGACCCGGCGATCCAGAAGGATCCTGATGCGAAGGACATCCAGGAGATCACGCTCTCCTACACATTTTACCCGGTAGATTCCGGCAAGACTGCAAGCTAGAGCAGCGCCAAACCTAAGAAACAGGGACGAGCCGATGGCGGGTGCCAAGAACCATCAATATCACATCCTTCCGCCGAGTGTCTGGCCGCTGTTCGGTGCGATG
Protein-coding regions in this window:
- a CDS encoding cytochrome c oxidase assembly protein; this encodes MSRNLRTALLAGLGVCTMTGIGFASVPLYRMFCEVTGLNGTTQRGLRAPGTTGDKITVAFDSNVSPRLPWTFVPERRADTIDVGGRDMAFFKAKNLSNKAVTGSATFNVTPAAAGKYFTKIQCFCFTQQTLQPGEEVRMPVIFYVDPAIQKDPDAKDIQEITLSYTFYPVDSGKTAS